One window of Hymenobacter sp. BRD128 genomic DNA carries:
- a CDS encoding Uma2 family endonuclease has protein sequence MLSDAEKNYLAAERLAPGRREYLDGHIFPLPEPTPAHTLIAENTALLLASQVAGRGWAVLGSETRLHALGAGLFTYPDVALVCGKVLRLADGYRDTLLNPTVLVKVLPHPMPPHFQEVFEAYYAIPTVQHVVLITEFAARVSLGSRTEEGGLDVQGFTGLAAGLSIPDLDLMLPLAEIYHGVALRA, from the coding sequence ATGCTTAGCGACGCTGAAAAAAACTACCTGGCGGCCGAGCGGCTAGCCCCGGGCCGCCGCGAATACCTCGACGGCCACATTTTTCCGCTGCCCGAGCCCACGCCCGCGCATACCCTCATTGCCGAGAATACGGCGCTGCTGCTGGCTAGCCAGGTAGCGGGCCGCGGCTGGGCGGTGCTCGGCAGCGAGACTCGCCTGCACGCGCTGGGCGCCGGGCTTTTTACTTATCCCGATGTGGCGCTGGTGTGCGGCAAGGTGCTGCGGCTGGCCGATGGCTACCGCGATACGCTGCTCAACCCGACGGTGCTGGTGAAGGTGCTGCCCCACCCCATGCCGCCGCATTTTCAGGAAGTATTTGAGGCGTATTACGCTATTCCGACGGTGCAGCACGTGGTGCTGATAACGGAGTTTGCGGCGCGGGTGTCGCTGGGCTCGCGCACCGAGGAGGGCGGGCTTGACGTGCAAGGCTTTACCGGGCTGGCGGCCGGGCTATCCATTCCTGATTTAGACCTGATGCTGCCGCTGGCTGAAATCTACCACGGCGTGGCGCTGCGGGCCTAG
- a CDS encoding ATP-binding cassette domain-containing protein, which produces MRLDAQNLGRRYGRQWIFRQLSHDFQPGTATAILGPNGAGKSTLLSILAGQLLPSEGQVAYSLAGQPLPVAEVPRLLAYCAPYLELPEDFTLLELLAFHTRLKPLRPGVSITDLVDIMYLRKARHQAVRTFSSGMKQRLKLGLALYAAAPLLLLDEPTTNLDAQGAAWYLEHVVRVRDPSRLVVVSSNVPAEYGFCDAQVRITDFQ; this is translated from the coding sequence ATGCGGCTCGATGCCCAAAACCTGGGTCGCCGCTACGGCCGCCAATGGATTTTCCGGCAGCTCAGCCACGATTTTCAGCCCGGCACGGCCACGGCCATCCTTGGCCCCAACGGCGCGGGCAAAAGCACGCTGCTCAGCATTCTGGCCGGGCAGCTATTGCCGAGTGAAGGCCAGGTTGCGTACTCGCTGGCCGGGCAGCCACTGCCCGTGGCGGAGGTGCCGCGCCTGCTGGCTTACTGCGCGCCTTATCTGGAGCTGCCCGAAGACTTTACCCTGCTGGAGCTGCTGGCCTTTCACACCCGGCTCAAGCCGCTGCGACCGGGGGTGTCAATCACCGATTTGGTAGACATCATGTACCTGCGCAAGGCGCGGCACCAGGCGGTGCGCACGTTTTCGTCGGGCATGAAGCAGCGCCTCAAGCTGGGGCTGGCCCTTTATGCCGCCGCGCCGCTGCTGCTGCTCGACGAGCCCACCACCAACCTCGACGCCCAGGGCGCGGCCTGGTACCTGGAGCACGTGGTGCGGGTGCGCGACCCTAGCCGGCTGGTAGTAGTATCGTCCAACGTGCCGGCCGAGTATGGCTTTTGCGACGCCCAGGTGCGCATTACCGATTTTCAATAG
- the lpxA gene encoding acyl-ACP--UDP-N-acetylglucosamine O-acyltransferase — translation MLSPLAHIHPAARLAPGVTVEPFTTIYGDVEIGENTWIGPNVTIMDGARIGANCQIFPGAVVSGIPQDLKFAGEVTTAHIGDYTVLRECVTVNRGTVDRGRTVVGSHCLLQAYVHIAHDCILGDHIVISNATQMAGHVQVGDWAIIGGTSAIHQFTNIGAHAFIAGGSLVRKDVPPFVKAAREPLTYAGVNSVGLRRRGFSEEQVNGIHEMYRTLYLSGLPMTESLSRIEVELPPSPERDEVTQFVRSAARGIIKGPSRGSVAEEGAD, via the coding sequence ATGCTTTCTCCCCTCGCCCATATCCACCCCGCCGCCCGGCTAGCCCCGGGAGTTACCGTCGAGCCGTTTACTACTATTTACGGCGACGTGGAGATTGGCGAAAACACCTGGATTGGGCCCAACGTGACCATTATGGACGGGGCGCGCATCGGCGCCAACTGCCAGATTTTTCCGGGCGCGGTGGTGTCGGGCATCCCGCAGGATTTGAAGTTTGCCGGCGAAGTGACGACCGCCCACATCGGCGACTACACCGTGCTGCGCGAGTGCGTGACCGTGAACCGCGGCACCGTGGACCGGGGCCGCACGGTGGTGGGCAGCCACTGCCTGCTGCAAGCCTACGTGCACATTGCGCACGACTGCATTCTGGGCGACCACATCGTGATTTCGAATGCCACCCAGATGGCGGGCCACGTGCAGGTGGGCGACTGGGCTATTATTGGCGGCACCTCGGCTATTCATCAATTCACCAACATCGGGGCGCACGCCTTTATCGCGGGCGGCTCGCTGGTGCGCAAGGATGTGCCGCCCTTCGTAAAGGCCGCCCGCGAGCCGCTCACCTACGCCGGGGTCAATTCGGTGGGGCTGCGCCGCCGGGGCTTTAGCGAGGAGCAGGTCAACGGCATTCACGAGATGTACCGCACGCTGTACCTCAGCGGCCTGCCCATGACCGAGTCGCTGAGCCGCATCGAAGTGGAGCTGCCGCCCTCGCCCGAGCGCGACGAGGTGACGCAGTTTGTGCGCTCGGCCGCGCGCGGCATTATCAAAGGGCCTAGCCGCGGCAGCGTGGCCGAAGAAGGCGCCGACTAA
- a CDS encoding bifunctional UDP-3-O-[3-hydroxymyristoyl] N-acetylglucosamine deacetylase/3-hydroxyacyl-ACP dehydratase, whose product MNDKQHTIKAPVTVRGIGLHTGAEATMTFCPAPVGHGYKFQRVDLPGQPLVDADVDNVVDLSRGTTIEQNGARINTVEHTLAALVGLQLDNVLIQLSGPEPPIMDGSSFEFIKALNEVGFEEQNALRNYYEIPDTIRYIDNARGVEIAALPLADYRLTVMVDYNSPVLGSQHATLTDIKQFSDEISSSRTFCFLHELEHLYKSNLIKGGDLSNAIVVVDRVVSEDELDELAAMLGKPKVSVKKEGILNNVDLRHKNEPARHKLLDLVGDLALVGRPLKGQILAARPGHAANVAFAKRIKKKMLEDRTSAVPVYDPSREPVMDINRIMQVLPHRYPFLLLDKVIHLDAQMVTAVKNITMNEPFFQGHFPGNPVMPGVLQIEAMAQTGGILVMNTVPDPENYWQYFLGIENARFRKKVLPGDTVIFHCQLTAPIKRGIAKMKGQAFVNGKVVCDAEMSAAIVRKDNV is encoded by the coding sequence ATGAACGATAAACAACACACTATCAAGGCCCCCGTGACGGTGCGGGGCATCGGGCTGCATACCGGCGCCGAGGCTACCATGACCTTCTGCCCCGCCCCGGTGGGCCACGGCTACAAGTTTCAGCGCGTCGATTTGCCCGGCCAGCCCCTCGTGGATGCCGACGTTGACAACGTGGTGGACCTCTCGCGCGGCACCACTATCGAGCAAAACGGCGCCCGCATTAATACCGTGGAGCACACGCTGGCCGCCCTGGTGGGCCTGCAGCTCGACAACGTGCTCATTCAGCTCAGCGGCCCCGAGCCGCCCATCATGGACGGCTCGTCGTTTGAGTTTATTAAGGCCCTGAACGAAGTGGGCTTTGAGGAGCAGAACGCGCTGCGCAACTACTACGAGATTCCGGATACCATCCGCTACATCGACAACGCGCGGGGCGTGGAAATCGCGGCCCTGCCGCTGGCCGATTACCGCCTCACGGTGATGGTCGACTACAACTCGCCGGTGCTGGGCTCGCAGCACGCCACGCTCACCGACATCAAGCAGTTTAGCGACGAGATTTCCAGCTCGCGCACCTTCTGCTTTCTGCACGAGCTGGAGCACTTGTACAAGTCGAACCTCATCAAGGGCGGCGATTTGAGCAATGCCATCGTGGTGGTAGACCGCGTGGTGAGCGAAGACGAGCTGGATGAGCTGGCCGCCATGCTGGGCAAGCCCAAGGTATCGGTGAAGAAGGAGGGCATTTTGAACAACGTGGACCTGCGCCACAAAAACGAGCCGGCCCGCCACAAGCTGCTCGACCTCGTGGGCGACCTCGCCCTGGTGGGCCGCCCGCTGAAGGGCCAGATTCTGGCCGCCAGGCCCGGCCACGCCGCCAATGTGGCCTTCGCCAAGCGCATCAAAAAGAAGATGCTGGAGGACCGCACCAGCGCCGTGCCGGTGTATGACCCTAGCCGCGAGCCGGTGATGGACATCAACCGCATTATGCAGGTGCTGCCCCACCGCTACCCCTTCCTGCTGCTCGACAAGGTGATTCACCTCGACGCGCAGATGGTGACGGCCGTCAAAAACATCACCATGAACGAGCCTTTCTTTCAGGGCCACTTCCCCGGCAACCCGGTGATGCCCGGCGTGCTCCAGATTGAGGCGATGGCCCAGACCGGCGGCATCTTGGTGATGAACACCGTGCCCGACCCGGAGAACTATTGGCAGTACTTCCTGGGTATTGAGAATGCGCGCTTCCGCAAGAAGGTGCTGCCCGGCGACACCGTCATTTTTCACTGCCAGCTCACGGCGCCCATCAAGCGCGGCATTGCCAAGATGAAAGGCCAGGCCTTCGTAAATGGTAAAGTGGTGTGCGACGCCGAGATGAGCGCCGCCATTGTGCGCAAAGACAACGTCTGA
- the lpxD gene encoding UDP-3-O-(3-hydroxymyristoyl)glucosamine N-acyltransferase gives MKFTVGQIAQVVGGAVEGDAEATVSSLAKIEEAGPGALAFLANAKYEQFLYTTRATAVIVSPELPLRQAVAASLIRVADPYSAFTKLLEFYAQATRMGKRGVEQPSFLGESSTIGPGHYRGAFSYVGEHCVIGENVLIFPHAYIGDRVRVGANSIIHAGAKIYADTVIGQRCVIKAGAVVGTDGFGFAPQADGSYKAIPQIGNVVLEDDVSIGANATVDCATMGSTLIRQGTKIDNLVQIAHNVEVGQHTVIAAQTGVSGSAKVGDYCVLAGQVGIVGHIALANRTTITAQSGVQKSTKEGQVLQGYPAFGLKDSQRATAVYRRLPELERRLVALEKSQPAPDKS, from the coding sequence ATGAAGTTCACCGTTGGTCAGATTGCCCAGGTGGTGGGCGGCGCCGTGGAAGGCGACGCCGAAGCCACCGTATCGAGCCTGGCAAAGATTGAAGAAGCCGGGCCCGGCGCGCTCGCATTCCTGGCAAATGCCAAGTACGAGCAGTTTTTGTACACCACCCGCGCTACGGCCGTGATTGTCAGCCCCGAGCTGCCACTGCGCCAAGCCGTGGCCGCTAGCCTCATCCGGGTGGCCGACCCCTACTCGGCCTTCACTAAGCTGCTCGAGTTTTATGCGCAGGCCACGCGCATGGGCAAGCGCGGCGTCGAGCAGCCCAGCTTTCTGGGCGAAAGCTCGACCATCGGGCCGGGCCACTACCGGGGCGCGTTTTCCTACGTGGGCGAGCATTGCGTCATTGGCGAGAACGTGCTCATTTTTCCGCACGCTTACATCGGCGACCGGGTGCGCGTCGGGGCTAATTCTATTATCCACGCCGGGGCTAAGATTTACGCCGACACCGTTATTGGCCAGCGCTGCGTCATCAAGGCGGGCGCGGTAGTGGGTACCGATGGCTTCGGCTTCGCGCCCCAGGCTGACGGCTCGTACAAGGCCATTCCGCAGATTGGCAACGTGGTGCTCGAAGACGACGTGAGCATCGGCGCCAATGCCACCGTGGACTGCGCCACCATGGGCAGCACGCTCATTCGCCAGGGCACCAAAATCGATAACCTCGTGCAGATTGCCCACAATGTGGAAGTGGGCCAGCACACCGTTATCGCGGCCCAAACTGGTGTTTCGGGCTCGGCTAAGGTGGGCGACTACTGCGTGCTGGCCGGGCAGGTGGGCATTGTGGGCCACATTGCCCTCGCCAACCGCACCACCATCACGGCCCAGAGCGGCGTGCAGAAATCAACCAAAGAAGGCCAGGTGCTGCAAGGCTACCCGGCCTTTGGCCTGAAGGATAGCCAGCGGGCCACGGCCGTGTACCGACGCCTGCCCGAGCTGGAGCGCCGCCTCGTGGCACTCGAAAAAAGCCAGCCAGCGCCGGATAAGTCTTAG
- a CDS encoding low molecular weight protein tyrosine phosphatase family protein, whose translation MLIENLPAHSPAAPRQLLFVCSQNRWRSLTAEGLFADHPHLLARSAGTEPGARVRVAAGHLGWADVILVMEKKHADRLRAKFGPALRGKPIVNLRILDDYCFADPALVALLHERLAAYFGQPLAAIR comes from the coding sequence TTGCTTATCGAAAATTTGCCCGCGCACTCACCTGCCGCGCCCCGCCAGCTCCTGTTCGTTTGTAGCCAGAACCGCTGGCGCAGCCTCACCGCCGAGGGGCTTTTTGCCGACCATCCGCACCTGCTGGCCCGCTCGGCGGGCACCGAGCCGGGGGCACGGGTGCGGGTGGCGGCCGGCCACCTGGGCTGGGCCGACGTCATCCTCGTGATGGAGAAAAAGCACGCTGACCGTCTGCGCGCCAAATTTGGGCCCGCGCTGCGCGGCAAGCCCATCGTGAACCTGCGCATTCTCGATGACTATTGCTTTGCAGACCCGGCGCTAGTGGCCCTGCTGCACGAGCGGCTAGCCGCCTATTTTGGCCAGCCGCTGGCCGCTATCCGGTAA
- a CDS encoding glycoside hydrolase family 43 protein: MSLKKALLSLAGGLACQAALAQRPAQPAARAGNPVFPGWYADPEAAIFGSQYWIYPTYSAPFNEQVYLDAFSSPDLVHWTKHPRIIDTAAVKWAHRALWAPAIVAKGGKYYLFFGANDYHPEKPNEPPGGIGVAVADQPAGPFKDLLGHPLVGTIENGAQPIDQFVFRDGDGKYYLLYGGWQHCNIAQLKDDFTGFVPFPDGTTFKSITPEKYVEGPLMFRRQGKYYFMWSEGGWTGPDYSVAYAVGSSPFGPFRREGKILQQDLKVGTGAGHHSILNVPGTDRWYIVYHRHPLGDPDGNHRVVCIDELHFDKQGHILPVKITTQGVAAQPLKPAATSR; the protein is encoded by the coding sequence CTTTGAAAAAAGCGCTGCTTTCGCTGGCCGGTGGCCTAGCCTGCCAGGCGGCCCTGGCCCAGCGGCCCGCCCAGCCCGCCGCCCGTGCCGGCAACCCCGTCTTTCCTGGCTGGTACGCCGACCCGGAGGCGGCCATTTTCGGCTCGCAGTACTGGATTTACCCCACCTACTCGGCGCCGTTTAACGAGCAGGTGTACCTCGACGCCTTCTCCTCGCCCGACCTGGTGCACTGGACCAAGCACCCGCGCATCATCGACACGGCGGCCGTGAAGTGGGCACACCGCGCCCTGTGGGCGCCCGCCATCGTGGCCAAGGGTGGCAAGTACTACCTCTTTTTCGGGGCTAATGACTATCACCCCGAGAAGCCCAACGAGCCGCCGGGCGGCATCGGCGTGGCGGTGGCTGACCAGCCGGCCGGGCCCTTCAAAGACCTGCTGGGGCACCCGCTGGTGGGCACCATCGAAAACGGCGCCCAGCCCATCGACCAGTTCGTATTCAGGGACGGCGATGGCAAGTATTACCTCCTTTACGGCGGCTGGCAGCACTGCAACATCGCCCAGCTCAAGGACGATTTTACCGGCTTCGTGCCCTTCCCGGATGGCACCACGTTCAAGTCAATTACCCCCGAGAAGTATGTTGAAGGGCCGCTGATGTTCCGGCGCCAGGGCAAGTACTACTTCATGTGGAGCGAGGGCGGCTGGACCGGCCCCGACTACTCGGTGGCCTACGCCGTGGGCAGCTCGCCGTTTGGCCCGTTTCGGCGGGAAGGCAAGATTTTGCAGCAGGACCTGAAGGTGGGCACCGGTGCCGGCCACCACTCCATCCTCAACGTGCCGGGCACCGACCGCTGGTACATCGTGTACCACCGCCACCCGCTCGGCGACCCCGACGGCAACCACCGCGTGGTGTGCATCGACGAGCTGCATTTTGACAAGCAGGGCCACATTCTGCCCGTTAAAATCACGACTCAGGGCGTGGCTGCCCAGCCACTTAAGCCTGCAGCAACTAGTCGCTAG